Genomic segment of Candidatus Chlorohelix allophototropha:
TATAACATTGGCGCTAGGAGCGCAGCGTATGCTCAAACGCAATGCTCTGATTCGCAAGTTACCTGCCGTTGAAACGCTAGGCTCCGTGACGGTTATTTGCTCGGATAAGACCGGCACGCTCACCGAGAACCGGATGGTAGTACAGATAATTGATGTTGCAGGGCATCGTCTTGAAGTAGCAAAGCAAGCTATCGCTTCACAGCAACCTGTTGGGGTGACAATGTTGCTGGCGGCGGTAACCCTATGTAATGATGCACATCTTCAGACTGCTGAAAATTCGGAAAATTCTGGGATTATCGGCGATCCTACTGAGGGGGCGCTATTGCTGGCAGCTTTACAGGGGGGAATGGTCAACGATGAATTGCTGGATAGCATGCCGCGAATCGGTGAATTACCCTTTGATTCTAGTCGCAAACGCATGACTACCGTCCATCATTGCCCCGATAAGCTTTTGCCGAAGGAAGTGTTAAAGGTCTGGCAAGCTATCCCTCAAAATCGCTACCTTGCTTTTACCAAAGGCGCGGTGGACTATCTGCTAAAGGTTTCCAGCCATGTTTGGCTTGAAAATGCGGTCAAGCCGATGGATTCTGAAATAAGGCAGCGAATACAAGTTGCTGGAGATGCGCTATCTGCCAGCGGTATGCGGGTGTTAGGTGTAGCCTATCGGCATATTAATCATACTGACATTAAGGAAGAAGACGAATCTGGCTTAATATTTATTGGGTTGGTTGGGATGATAGACCCTCCCCGCGAGGAAGTTCGTGAAGCCGTTACACGCTGTAAAACTGCTGGAATACTTCCGGTTATGATTACCGGCGACCATCCGCTTACTGCCAATTATATAGCGCGCGATTTGGGTATTACTACCGAAACCACCGTACTGACAGGCGATGAATTATCCAAAATGAACGAGCAGCAACTGAATGAGGCAGTTGAGAATGTATCGGTTTTTGCGCGGGTTGCGCCTGAACACAAGCTTAGAATTGTACAAGCATTGCGAAATAAAGGGCATATCGTAGCCATGACCGGAGATGGAGTAAATGATGCTCCCGCTTTGAAAAAGGCTGATATTGGCGTAGCAATGGGCATTACCGGCACCGATGTTGCTAAAGAAGCCTCTGATATGGTACTCCGGGATGATAATTTTGCCACAATCGTGGCGGCGGTAGAGGAAGGACGGGTTATCTATGATAACCTGCGTCGCTTTGTAATGTTTTCGGTGGCGGGGAATATCGGCAAAGTGGCAGTAATGCTGTTCTGGCCCCTACCGTTTGCGTTATCTGGTTTGAAAGTGGAGACAACGGTGGCATTATTACCCTTGCAACTGCTCTGGCTAAACTTGATGACCGATGGTTTGTTGGGCTTGAGCATGGGCATGGAAAAAGCGGAAAAAAATGTTATGAACCGACCACCCAATTCACCTGATAGCGGTATTTTCAGTGGGGGTATGGGTTTACGGGTGAGTTGGATTGGCGTGGTGATTGGGCTAATCGCTCTGGTAGTGGGCGTGGTTTACAATATGTTAGGTTTCCAGCAATGGCAGAGCATGATTTTTACTACGCTTGCCTTCTTGCAAATATTTCAGGCGTTGGCTACCCGCTCAAATTACGATTCACTTTTCAGCATCGGAATCTTCAGCAACCGGGTGATGTGCTATATCATTGGTATAATGGCGGTTTTACAGGTTGCGGCGATTTATACCCCCTTGTCAGTTTTTCTGGGGCTTAAAGAATTATCGCCGCTCGATTTCCTGCTTAGTGTTGCTTTGAGCGCTATATTACTGGTAGTAATTGAGTTTGTTAAGCTCTTCAAACGACGACGGGCTGGATTAATTCCCGGCTAATAGTCGTCGTCATCCTCCTCATCGTAGGAATGTGCCG
This window contains:
- a CDS encoding cation-translocating P-type ATPase is translated as MPTQVITSPSTPPTNSIPWHTLEQKEIIAHFEVNPEIGFSQTKVDQLLLDYGANELLDKGVKPPLKIFWEQLTAVMVLILLAAAALSLFLSKFLEAGSILAIVILFTILGFVQEYRAAKAIAALKKLAVPAVRVFRDGKLVEISARFLVPGDIILLETGNLLPADCRIIESFNLRIQEAALTGESEPVEKTTSALANADLPLADRLNMGYMGTLVTYGRGKALVVETGMRTELGKIASLIQSVKEELTPLQQKLDKVGKQLALGGVAVALLIMVLGLLTGEELTKMLLTAIGVAVAVIPEGLPAVVTITLALGAQRMLKRNALIRKLPAVETLGSVTVICSDKTGTLTENRMVVQIIDVAGHRLEVAKQAIASQQPVGVTMLLAAVTLCNDAHLQTAENSENSGIIGDPTEGALLLAALQGGMVNDELLDSMPRIGELPFDSSRKRMTTVHHCPDKLLPKEVLKVWQAIPQNRYLAFTKGAVDYLLKVSSHVWLENAVKPMDSEIRQRIQVAGDALSASGMRVLGVAYRHINHTDIKEEDESGLIFIGLVGMIDPPREEVREAVTRCKTAGILPVMITGDHPLTANYIARDLGITTETTVLTGDELSKMNEQQLNEAVENVSVFARVAPEHKLRIVQALRNKGHIVAMTGDGVNDAPALKKADIGVAMGITGTDVAKEASDMVLRDDNFATIVAAVEEGRVIYDNLRRFVMFSVAGNIGKVAVMLFWPLPFALSGLKVETTVALLPLQLLWLNLMTDGLLGLSMGMEKAEKNVMNRPPNSPDSGIFSGGMGLRVSWIGVVIGLIALVVGVVYNMLGFQQWQSMIFTTLAFLQIFQALATRSNYDSLFSIGIFSNRVMCYIIGIMAVLQVAAIYTPLSVFLGLKELSPLDFLLSVALSAILLVVIEFVKLFKRRRAGLIPG